In one window of Lewinella sp. 4G2 DNA:
- a CDS encoding PASTA domain-containing protein, which produces MRIKVGIFFGGPSREREISFAGGRTVYDNLDKALFEPVPIFVDSHRKWHLLDWQYLYRGTIRDFFPPIDLAPASAHGFQVYQESLGPLDELSLEAMGKKIGRRLRRHELPELIDVAFLALHGEYGEDGQLQKELEYAGIPYTGSGVEASEIGMDKAVQKQLMQAEGFPSPPILVIENGDFDGRQVQEHYYAAEQEIGWPMVVRPARQGSSIGVAILKESDGLEGFERAVNAAFFRELLPLNEYEARDEFERLEYVRNLSDLRDGVAFPMDAKRGEREITLYTPDELFDYLETAVADPAGYPLVVFTGHQSEERVIVEGFIDGKEFSTIVLRTPDGRAVALPPTEIVKPSSELFDYRSKYMPGRSRKVTPIDLPTERIQAIRAECERLYETLGFHVYARIDGFHTKSGEIFLNDPNTTSGMMPSSFFFHQAAEIGLNPSQFLTFIIRQSLRERGSGAKGMEVAQELGTALDAAMDAAKSAANVKEKIGVILGGPSFERHISVESGRNVFEKLASSEGYRPIPLFLEATGKGTGRDAYQLHQLPINLLLKDNADDIRDKLRHSREHAVIAEIRDACEDITDRYADRDVVFHPEQIEWKDLPRLVDGAFIALHGRPGEDGQIQSILEPLGIYYNGSGIASSRVTIDKFATLRTLQKAGLPVTEQWLAPVAEFRADEMAFYDQVEQRFGYPLIAKPVDDGCSSAVVLIKDRQELIAYTHLTFRPAGLNERAARKELKVNAKDEWPSGKETILFERAITAEGAAKFLEITGGMLTHYGVDGEVRYEVFEPSETLAGGEILSLEEKFLAGEGQNLTPARLGTDQHSYAMIAGQVKADLEKAARAVAVEGYCRIDAFVRIQPDGTAVTVPIEVNSLPGMTPATAIFHQAALAGYQPAEFIARILAYGKSRRDRSLAAKKPVTPTPAAATTAATIIPTAEAQSSVSAPSTGALPTDPAPAAAPTAGGSNAAKLSGAAAVATSGTVYDKLMADEPTATTPATPATPMTADAPVKTGFVPSTLALLKSGYLWKNIAAMLLFFLLCFFVVKYGIQAYTSHGASLELPDFVEMQRADAEALADDLGLKLKFEKGAFDPSRPPGTVTRQHPKAGAGVKRNRSIYLTILTDEAPMIKLPPLTGEYDYTQYTTRLSRMGEISSKIREQVYDGKQEENTILHFFYGDQKITEDDLKGGRVEVPKGAELEFVVTVRETGEVKVPSLRCKTFGEVEFLLDGSDLIVGNIYGNVASRSDAYVVRVEPSEGTMVPVGSKFNVYLSDSRPANCD; this is translated from the coding sequence ATGCGCATCAAAGTAGGCATCTTTTTCGGCGGCCCCAGCCGCGAACGTGAAATCTCTTTCGCCGGCGGGCGGACGGTCTACGACAACTTGGATAAGGCCCTCTTCGAGCCCGTCCCCATCTTCGTGGATAGCCACCGCAAGTGGCACCTGCTGGACTGGCAGTACCTCTACCGGGGCACGATCCGCGACTTCTTCCCACCCATCGACCTGGCACCCGCGTCAGCGCATGGGTTCCAAGTGTACCAGGAAAGCTTGGGGCCTTTGGATGAGCTCAGCCTCGAAGCCATGGGCAAGAAAATCGGCCGCCGCCTCCGCCGCCACGAACTGCCGGAACTGATCGACGTCGCTTTCCTCGCCCTCCACGGCGAATACGGGGAGGATGGCCAACTCCAAAAAGAACTCGAATACGCGGGCATCCCCTACACCGGCTCCGGCGTGGAGGCCAGCGAGATCGGAATGGACAAGGCCGTCCAGAAACAATTAATGCAGGCAGAAGGCTTCCCTTCCCCGCCCATCCTCGTCATCGAAAACGGTGATTTCGACGGGCGCCAAGTCCAGGAACACTACTACGCTGCGGAGCAGGAGATTGGCTGGCCCATGGTCGTGCGCCCCGCCCGACAGGGCAGCTCCATCGGGGTGGCTATCCTTAAAGAATCCGACGGGCTGGAAGGCTTCGAGCGCGCCGTTAACGCGGCCTTCTTCCGGGAGCTCCTCCCCCTCAATGAATACGAGGCCCGCGATGAATTTGAGCGCCTCGAATACGTCCGCAACCTCAGCGATCTGCGCGACGGCGTGGCCTTCCCCATGGACGCCAAACGGGGCGAACGGGAGATCACCCTCTACACCCCCGACGAACTTTTCGACTACCTCGAAACCGCCGTGGCCGACCCGGCCGGCTACCCCCTCGTCGTGTTTACCGGCCACCAGTCCGAGGAACGTGTCATCGTGGAAGGTTTCATCGACGGCAAGGAGTTTTCCACCATCGTGCTGCGGACGCCCGATGGCCGCGCCGTCGCCCTCCCCCCCACCGAGATCGTCAAGCCCAGCAGCGAGCTCTTCGATTACCGCTCCAAGTATATGCCCGGCCGCAGCCGCAAGGTTACGCCGATCGATCTGCCGACCGAACGCATCCAGGCCATCCGCGCCGAGTGTGAGCGGCTCTACGAAACCCTCGGCTTCCACGTGTACGCACGCATCGATGGTTTCCACACCAAGAGCGGGGAGATCTTCCTCAACGACCCGAACACCACGTCGGGGATGATGCCCTCCAGTTTCTTTTTCCACCAGGCGGCGGAGATCGGCCTCAACCCCAGTCAGTTCCTCACCTTCATCATTCGCCAGTCTTTGCGCGAACGCGGGTCCGGAGCAAAGGGGATGGAGGTCGCCCAGGAGTTGGGGACCGCGCTCGACGCAGCGATGGACGCCGCCAAGTCCGCCGCCAACGTCAAGGAGAAAATTGGGGTGATCCTCGGTGGCCCCAGCTTCGAACGCCACATCAGCGTAGAGTCCGGCCGCAACGTTTTTGAGAAACTGGCGTCGAGCGAAGGCTACCGCCCCATCCCCCTCTTCCTGGAAGCCACCGGTAAGGGGACTGGCCGCGACGCCTACCAACTGCACCAGCTACCGATCAACCTATTATTAAAGGACAACGCCGACGACATCCGCGACAAGCTGCGCCACTCCCGCGAGCACGCCGTCATCGCCGAGATCCGGGATGCCTGCGAAGACATTACCGACCGGTACGCGGACCGCGATGTCGTTTTCCACCCCGAACAGATTGAGTGGAAGGACCTGCCCCGCCTCGTTGATGGCGCCTTCATCGCCCTCCACGGCCGGCCGGGAGAGGACGGGCAAATCCAGTCCATCCTCGAACCACTGGGGATCTACTACAATGGCTCCGGCATCGCCAGCAGCCGCGTGACGATTGATAAGTTCGCCACCCTCCGCACTCTCCAGAAAGCAGGATTACCCGTCACCGAACAGTGGCTCGCCCCCGTTGCGGAATTTCGCGCGGACGAGATGGCTTTCTACGACCAGGTGGAGCAGCGCTTTGGCTACCCCCTCATCGCCAAACCGGTGGATGACGGCTGTAGCTCCGCCGTCGTCCTCATCAAGGACCGGCAGGAACTCATCGCCTATACCCACCTGACCTTCCGCCCGGCCGGCCTCAACGAACGGGCCGCCCGCAAGGAGTTAAAGGTCAACGCCAAAGATGAGTGGCCGAGTGGCAAGGAAACCATCCTCTTCGAACGGGCCATCACCGCTGAGGGGGCCGCAAAGTTCCTGGAGATTACCGGTGGCATGCTCACGCACTACGGGGTGGACGGAGAAGTCCGTTACGAAGTATTCGAACCCAGTGAGACGCTGGCTGGCGGAGAGATCCTCAGCCTCGAGGAGAAGTTCCTGGCCGGAGAAGGGCAAAACCTGACGCCCGCCCGCCTGGGGACGGACCAACACAGCTACGCCATGATCGCCGGCCAGGTGAAGGCCGACCTCGAAAAGGCCGCCCGCGCCGTCGCCGTGGAGGGGTACTGCCGCATCGATGCTTTCGTGCGAATCCAACCCGACGGTACGGCCGTTACGGTACCCATCGAGGTGAACAGTTTGCCGGGGATGACGCCGGCTACGGCCATCTTCCACCAGGCCGCCCTGGCCGGGTACCAACCGGCGGAGTTTATTGCCCGCATCCTCGCCTACGGGAAGTCCCGGCGGGATCGGTCGCTGGCCGCGAAAAAGCCCGTTACCCCTACTCCAGCTGCCGCTACTACGGCCGCTACCATAATTCCTACCGCTGAGGCTCAGTCCTCCGTATCCGCCCCATCTACCGGTGCGCTTCCTACGGACCCGGCACCTGCGGCAGCGCCCACCGCCGGAGGCAGTAACGCGGCAAAATTGTCCGGTGCTGCAGCAGTAGCAACGTCCGGAACCGTTTACGATAAATTAATGGCGGATGAACCGACCGCCACTACCCCCGCTACCCCCGCTACGCCCATGACCGCCGATGCACCCGTTAAAACTGGCTTCGTACCCAGTACCCTGGCCCTCCTGAAGAGTGGCTACCTGTGGAAGAACATTGCCGCAATGTTGCTCTTCTTCCTGCTTTGTTTCTTCGTGGTCAAGTACGGCATCCAGGCGTACACGAGCCACGGGGCCAGCCTCGAACTGCCCGATTTCGTGGAGATGCAACGCGCGGACGCCGAAGCCCTCGCCGATGACCTCGGCCTCAAACTCAAATTTGAAAAGGGCGCTTTCGACCCCAGCCGCCCACCGGGGACGGTGACGCGGCAGCACCCCAAGGCGGGCGCCGGCGTGAAGCGGAACCGCAGCATCTACCTCACCATCCTCACGGACGAGGCGCCGATGATCAAACTACCGCCATTGACGGGCGAATACGACTATACACAGTACACGACCCGCCTTTCGCGGATGGGCGAGATCTCCTCCAAGATCCGCGAACAGGTGTACGACGGCAAGCAGGAAGAAAACACGATTCTCCACTTCTTCTACGGCGACCAAAAGATCACCGAGGATGACCTGAAAGGGGGCCGTGTAGAAGTGCCGAAAGGTGCTGAGTTGGAGTTCGTCGTGACCGTCCGGGAAACCGGCGAGGTGAAGGTGCCCAGCCTCCGCTGCAAGACCTTTGGCGAGGTAGAATTCTTGCTCGATGGCTCCGACCTCATCGTCGGGAACATCTACGGCAACGTAGCCAGCCGGAGTGATGCATACGTCGTGCGCGTAGAACCCAGTGAGGGCACGATGGTGCCGGTGGGTTCCAAATTCAACGTTTACCTCTCCGATAGCCGGCCCGCCAATTGTGACTAA
- a CDS encoding T9SS type A sorting domain-containing protein, with product MITRLLATTALFILALTSLAAQFTIQPLGGYDTPGSDAQGTPVEKVDCQPIDETAFTLLRPGASLERLIQPDTFNLEGPITYACQGCNVAAGGQALLRRDTLIYTANADVEEVADTLIVQGCGSDGECGEETVIVIVVQREGRTVNLPTQTAQPGQKINVSGPADDFARKAFCRSIENCAPDYLGRDQRFFFINSQAESNDFAYTAARYGGTDAVCIQLCTAFGLCDTYRTEININRPSLGLPFVDDFSEDNFRPDASLWQDRDVLINRTFAQQPPSVGVATFDAVASDGAAYAISGSNRPAVRDYLTSAPLKMNGQDGAALSFFLQPRGLGNRPERQDSFVVQFLHPEGDFRTVLGVGGRSTTEPSTVPLPFEPYLIMLDADYLYDGFTFRFANKSSERGAVDMWHLDYVKLAREDNDITTDDLALTQVPGSVLGPLTSLPLRHFQAADDNLVAPGIEVGVFNVSDGAIELSSGKESEITVLTPDFNVVALGNLQNADVTNLPNSFPSLTTVDRPLNENWTGLSAVENYLNGLPLTEEPVILDTRFTLSPAGGAESSSPGFLKTRENNELSTLTILDEYMAYDDGSAEATIELTEGTVTLQRYVAYVEDELRGIQVRIPRGLASFGNQQLRLVVYSGDAEPDELIYSEDFDIVVPEDILRDSLEGFTTYIFDTPFPLTEGVFFVGWEQQRSTVPVGIGYDRNTAPAAGTQWFNFGSGWRQLAGSVSGALMLRPLLGGFEGFTTSTPDTELATSLIEVFPNPTDGELRIRPTGDLQLNNLQLQLFSATGALLQSATGVDRLDLRSYPAGLYLLEVTDGARRSQHKIIRQ from the coding sequence ATGATTACAAGATTACTCGCTACGACGGCCCTGTTTATTTTGGCGCTGACCAGCCTTGCGGCCCAGTTCACCATCCAGCCGCTCGGCGGATACGACACGCCCGGGAGTGATGCTCAAGGAACACCGGTGGAAAAGGTCGATTGCCAACCGATAGACGAAACCGCCTTCACCTTGCTCCGGCCCGGAGCGTCGCTGGAGCGGCTGATTCAGCCGGACACCTTCAACCTTGAAGGCCCCATCACCTACGCCTGCCAGGGCTGTAACGTGGCGGCGGGTGGCCAGGCCCTTTTGCGCCGGGATACGCTGATCTACACCGCCAATGCGGACGTGGAAGAAGTGGCCGACACCCTCATCGTACAGGGTTGCGGAAGCGATGGCGAATGTGGCGAAGAGACGGTGATTGTTATCGTCGTCCAGCGAGAAGGCCGCACCGTCAACCTGCCCACGCAAACCGCGCAACCAGGGCAGAAAATCAACGTAAGCGGGCCGGCTGATGACTTTGCGCGCAAGGCTTTCTGCCGCTCCATCGAAAACTGCGCGCCGGATTACCTCGGCCGCGACCAACGTTTCTTCTTCATCAATAGCCAGGCGGAAAGCAACGATTTTGCCTACACGGCCGCGCGCTACGGTGGTACGGATGCCGTGTGCATTCAACTCTGCACTGCATTTGGTTTGTGCGACACTTACCGTACGGAGATCAACATCAACCGTCCCAGCCTGGGCCTCCCCTTCGTGGATGATTTTAGTGAAGATAACTTCCGCCCGGACGCCAGCTTGTGGCAGGACCGGGACGTGCTGATCAACCGGACCTTTGCCCAGCAGCCGCCATCGGTAGGGGTAGCGACCTTTGACGCCGTCGCGTCGGATGGAGCAGCCTACGCTATTTCCGGCAGCAACCGGCCGGCCGTCCGGGACTACCTTACTTCCGCGCCCCTCAAAATGAACGGGCAGGATGGTGCGGCCCTCAGCTTCTTTTTGCAACCCCGTGGTTTGGGTAACCGGCCTGAGCGACAGGACAGCTTCGTCGTCCAATTCTTGCACCCGGAGGGTGATTTCCGCACGGTCCTGGGCGTTGGCGGCCGCTCCACTACGGAGCCGAGCACGGTCCCCCTCCCCTTCGAGCCCTACCTCATTATGCTCGACGCTGACTACCTCTATGACGGTTTTACCTTCCGTTTTGCCAACAAGAGTAGCGAACGAGGAGCGGTAGACATGTGGCACCTCGACTACGTCAAACTGGCCCGGGAAGACAATGATATCACTACGGATGATTTGGCGCTGACGCAGGTGCCGGGTTCGGTACTGGGGCCACTTACGAGCCTCCCGTTGCGCCACTTCCAGGCGGCGGACGATAACCTGGTAGCTCCGGGGATCGAAGTTGGAGTATTCAACGTATCCGACGGAGCCATTGAACTCTCCAGCGGAAAGGAAAGTGAGATCACGGTCCTGACGCCGGATTTCAACGTAGTTGCCCTCGGCAACCTCCAGAATGCGGACGTCACGAACCTCCCCAATAGTTTTCCTTCCCTGACGACCGTTGACCGGCCACTGAACGAAAATTGGACCGGGCTCAGCGCAGTGGAGAATTACCTGAATGGCCTGCCGCTTACGGAAGAGCCCGTAATTCTGGATACCCGCTTCACCCTCTCCCCGGCGGGTGGTGCTGAATCCAGCTCGCCCGGCTTCTTGAAAACCCGCGAAAACAACGAACTCTCCACACTCACGATTCTGGACGAGTACATGGCTTACGACGATGGCTCCGCCGAAGCGACCATTGAGTTGACGGAGGGGACGGTCACGCTCCAACGTTACGTCGCGTACGTGGAGGATGAACTGCGCGGCATTCAAGTGCGCATCCCCCGGGGCCTGGCCAGTTTCGGTAACCAGCAACTGCGGTTGGTCGTCTACTCCGGAGACGCGGAGCCGGACGAACTGATTTACAGCGAAGATTTTGACATCGTCGTACCGGAAGACATCCTGCGCGACTCCCTCGAAGGGTTCACGACCTACATTTTTGATACACCGTTCCCCCTTACCGAAGGCGTATTCTTTGTGGGGTGGGAACAGCAGCGGAGTACCGTCCCCGTCGGAATTGGCTACGACCGAAATACGGCGCCCGCAGCGGGCACGCAATGGTTCAACTTTGGTAGCGGTTGGCGGCAACTGGCCGGCAGCGTCTCGGGTGCTTTGATGCTCCGCCCTCTGCTGGGTGGTTTCGAAGGCTTTACAACTAGCACACCGGATACGGAACTAGCTACCTCACTCATTGAAGTGTTCCCTAACCCTACCGACGGTGAACTACGCATCCGCCCAACGGGTGATCTACAATTGAACAACCTGCAATTGCAGCTATTCAGCGCGACGGGCGCTTTATTGCAATCTGCCACTGGTGTGGATCGTCTCGACCTGCGGAGTTACCCGGCCGGTCTCTACCTGCTGGAGGTGACGGACGGTGCGCGGCGCAGCCAACACAAGATCATCCGCCAGTAA
- a CDS encoding rhodanese-like domain-containing protein, protein MDATIQELKEREAGDKKDYVLLDVREDYERSEFNIGGVHVPLGDLMGSLDKLAPHKDEEIIVYCRSGKRSAMAAQLLGQSGFSNVRNLEGGMLAWLREA, encoded by the coding sequence ATGGACGCAACGATCCAGGAACTGAAAGAAAGAGAAGCGGGAGATAAGAAGGACTACGTCCTGCTAGACGTGCGTGAAGATTACGAGCGCAGTGAATTCAACATTGGCGGTGTCCACGTACCGCTGGGCGACCTCATGGGTTCCCTAGATAAATTGGCCCCCCATAAGGACGAAGAGATCATCGTTTACTGCCGTAGTGGTAAGCGTTCGGCGATGGCCGCCCAGTTGTTGGGTCAGTCCGGCTTCAGCAATGTCCGTAACCTGGAAGGAGGGATGTTGGCGTGGCTGCGGGAGGCTTAG
- a CDS encoding SPOR domain-containing protein has protein sequence MRNTPILIPIILVVCLGTLAYLLYAALTTAPSGPGYATTAMVADRAVAQNQLRTAPPPATGNSTEAEASEPDLDTYFQRVPESQVVTADGTDATNFMDADEDVELSGMDNDVTREVLADRAGAYTVQAGSFRQLLNAENQVKKLKKAGFGESIVQKSTGGAYAMAVVGRRATEADANELVAQLKRKGFDARVVKR, from the coding sequence ATGCGGAATACGCCCATCCTCATCCCCATCATTCTGGTCGTCTGTCTCGGTACGCTGGCTTACTTACTGTACGCTGCACTGACGACGGCCCCATCCGGCCCCGGTTACGCCACTACGGCAATGGTAGCCGACCGGGCCGTTGCGCAAAATCAACTGCGGACAGCACCTCCTCCCGCAACGGGTAATTCAACGGAAGCCGAGGCTTCGGAGCCCGATCTGGATACCTACTTTCAGCGCGTACCGGAATCCCAGGTCGTCACCGCAGACGGAACTGACGCTACCAACTTCATGGACGCCGATGAAGACGTGGAACTCTCCGGCATGGACAATGACGTAACCCGCGAAGTGCTGGCCGACCGCGCCGGCGCGTACACCGTGCAGGCGGGTAGCTTTCGCCAACTCCTCAACGCGGAGAATCAGGTCAAAAAGCTGAAGAAGGCCGGCTTCGGGGAAAGCATCGTTCAAAAATCAACGGGTGGCGCTTACGCCATGGCGGTTGTCGGTCGCCGCGCCACGGAAGCTGACGCTAACGAACTCGTTGCCCAACTCAAAAGAAAAGGCTTCGACGCCCGCGTCGTCAAACGCTAG
- a CDS encoding isopentenyl-diphosphate delta-isomerase, with amino-acid sequence MSKTVLEDPTAATRKEDHIELAFRSQVTGLDERFDYEPMLAAHPAPGSLEAVAFGKQTMAAPLWVSSMTGGTEKALTINHNLARACNEFGLGMGLGSCRPLLYDHDRLQDFDVRPLTGPDVPLYGNLGVAQIETLLDRGHLGNITQLVSTLQLDGLIIHVNPLQEAMQPEGDVFRDTPLNIVKATLEGLPDLPIIVKEVGQGMGPASLKSLLELPLLAVDTAAGGGTNFSKLELFRSDELRRAAYEPLVKVGHGAREMVEMVNHIAINEDGSLNEDIKTQHLIISGGVKDFLEGYYLTERSVLPAIYGQASAFLKFAREDYATLQRYVATQIRGLELANAYLRIRI; translated from the coding sequence ATGTCCAAAACCGTTTTAGAAGACCCCACCGCCGCGACCCGCAAGGAAGACCACATCGAATTGGCGTTCCGTTCGCAGGTGACGGGTTTGGACGAGCGCTTCGATTACGAACCCATGCTCGCCGCTCACCCGGCCCCCGGCTCGCTGGAGGCCGTGGCCTTCGGGAAGCAAACCATGGCCGCCCCGCTCTGGGTGAGTAGCATGACGGGAGGTACGGAGAAGGCGCTCACCATCAACCATAACCTGGCGCGAGCCTGTAACGAGTTTGGTTTGGGGATGGGCCTAGGCTCCTGCCGCCCTCTGCTTTACGACCATGACCGGCTCCAGGATTTCGACGTGCGGCCCCTCACCGGCCCGGACGTCCCTCTATACGGGAACCTGGGGGTAGCGCAGATCGAAACCTTGCTGGATCGGGGCCACCTAGGTAACATCACCCAGTTGGTCAGCACCCTGCAGTTGGATGGTTTGATCATCCACGTCAACCCACTGCAGGAGGCGATGCAGCCGGAAGGGGATGTGTTTCGGGATACCCCACTCAACATCGTCAAGGCAACACTGGAGGGCTTGCCCGACTTACCCATCATCGTAAAGGAGGTAGGGCAAGGAATGGGCCCCGCCAGTCTCAAGTCCTTACTAGAACTCCCCTTACTCGCCGTCGATACTGCCGCTGGTGGTGGGACCAACTTCAGTAAACTGGAACTCTTCCGCAGTGACGAGTTGCGGCGCGCTGCCTACGAACCCCTCGTCAAGGTGGGCCACGGCGCCCGGGAGATGGTGGAAATGGTTAACCACATCGCCATTAATGAGGACGGTAGCCTCAATGAAGACATCAAAACGCAGCACTTAATCATCAGTGGCGGCGTCAAGGATTTTCTGGAGGGGTACTACCTAACTGAGCGGTCCGTACTTCCGGCCATCTACGGGCAGGCGTCTGCCTTCTTGAAGTTTGCCCGGGAGGATTATGCGACGCTGCAGCGTTACGTGGCCACTCAGATCAGAGGCTTGGAATTAGCGAATGCCTACCTTCGCATCCGCATTTGA
- a CDS encoding hydroxymethylglutaryl-CoA reductase, degradative, giving the protein MAQDQQRINGFSKFSKEQRRQWLAEQFLEDGAAGTLAKFDFSDEEVQRVFDGFSENTVANFPLPYGVAPNFVVNGRTYVVPMVTEESSVVAAASAAAKYWMTRGGFKTEIVATEKLGQLHFRWSGSPERRSALLSELCTRVSAQTKELTARMESRGGGVRGITWKHLPEVADDCYQLLVKFGTADSMGANFINTVLEAYGQELRRWATTSPSLRESERDLEVIMAILSNHTPNCIVRAWVSCPIADMALPVNGVDPHDFARRFRYAVEIARQDPYRAVTHNKGIMNGIDAVVIATGNDFRAVEAAAHAFAAQDGTYRSLSRCRIEHDHFHFELSLPLALGTVGGLTKLHPLAKLSLDCLGQPSAPELMSVIAAAGLAQNFAAVRSLVTTGIQKGHMKMHLQNILTEFAATPKEREATVAHFADRTVSYAGVRTFLETVRT; this is encoded by the coding sequence GTGGCACAAGACCAACAACGGATCAACGGTTTCAGCAAGTTCAGTAAGGAACAACGCCGGCAGTGGCTAGCCGAACAATTTCTGGAGGACGGCGCGGCCGGCACCCTGGCTAAGTTTGACTTTTCGGACGAGGAAGTCCAACGAGTGTTTGATGGCTTCAGCGAGAATACTGTCGCCAACTTCCCCCTGCCCTACGGGGTGGCCCCCAACTTCGTGGTGAACGGCCGGACCTACGTCGTCCCAATGGTCACCGAGGAATCCAGCGTAGTGGCCGCGGCGAGTGCGGCGGCAAAATACTGGATGACCCGGGGTGGGTTCAAGACGGAGATCGTCGCTACGGAAAAACTCGGCCAATTGCACTTTCGGTGGTCCGGCAGCCCGGAGCGTCGCTCTGCGCTCCTGTCCGAACTCTGTACCCGCGTCAGCGCCCAAACGAAGGAACTGACGGCCCGCATGGAAAGCCGGGGGGGAGGCGTACGCGGCATTACCTGGAAGCACCTACCCGAAGTGGCCGACGATTGTTACCAACTGCTCGTCAAATTTGGAACGGCGGATAGCATGGGGGCCAATTTTATCAATACCGTGCTCGAGGCTTACGGACAGGAGTTGCGCCGTTGGGCGACGACCAGCCCGAGTTTGCGGGAGAGTGAGCGGGATCTGGAAGTCATCATGGCTATCCTAAGTAACCACACCCCGAACTGTATCGTCCGCGCCTGGGTAAGTTGCCCGATTGCCGACATGGCGTTGCCCGTGAACGGCGTGGACCCGCACGATTTTGCCCGCCGCTTCCGCTACGCCGTGGAGATTGCCCGGCAGGACCCGTACCGCGCCGTGACCCACAACAAGGGCATCATGAATGGCATCGATGCCGTCGTGATCGCCACCGGCAATGACTTCCGTGCCGTAGAAGCCGCCGCCCACGCCTTTGCGGCCCAGGACGGTACGTACCGCAGTCTGAGCCGGTGCCGGATCGAGCACGACCACTTCCATTTTGAACTGTCGTTGCCCCTGGCCCTCGGTACCGTAGGTGGCCTGACGAAACTGCACCCCCTTGCCAAGCTATCGCTGGATTGCCTCGGCCAGCCCAGCGCGCCGGAACTGATGAGCGTGATCGCGGCAGCTGGGCTGGCGCAGAATTTTGCGGCCGTTCGGAGCCTCGTTACGACGGGCATCCAAAAGGGGCACATGAAGATGCACCTGCAAAATATCCTGACTGAGTTTGCGGCCACGCCTAAGGAAAGGGAAGCTACCGTAGCCCATTTTGCGGACCGCACCGTTAGCTACGCCGGCGTGCGGACTTTCCTGGAAACGGTGAGGACTTAG
- a CDS encoding pseudouridine synthase, translating to MNPKTHHHYLLNKPHSVLSQFTHQHTKRKNKRMLGELYDFAPGTMAIGRLDENSEGLLLLTTDGKESERIRSAGVEKEYYARVLGELNEDALRQIREGVEIGFSGKKYRTLHCAVRKLEPAPEFSFPPRREHQSNHGPATWVAVTLREGKYRQVRKMLAAVGHPVIRLVRVRIGGIQLGDLASGEVREVAAFTQP from the coding sequence ATGAACCCCAAAACCCACCACCACTACCTCCTCAACAAGCCCCACTCAGTCCTCTCCCAGTTCACCCACCAGCACACCAAGCGCAAGAACAAACGGATGCTGGGGGAACTCTACGACTTTGCCCCCGGCACCATGGCCATCGGCCGGCTGGACGAGAATTCCGAAGGGCTACTCCTACTCACGACGGATGGTAAGGAAAGCGAACGCATCCGCTCCGCCGGCGTCGAAAAGGAATATTACGCACGGGTACTGGGCGAATTAAATGAGGATGCTCTACGCCAAATTCGGGAAGGTGTAGAGATCGGCTTTAGCGGCAAGAAATACCGGACGCTGCACTGCGCCGTCCGCAAACTGGAGCCGGCGCCCGAATTCTCCTTCCCTCCTCGGCGGGAACACCAGTCCAACCACGGCCCGGCTACCTGGGTTGCCGTCACCCTCCGGGAGGGGAAGTACCGGCAGGTGCGGAAGATGCTGGCGGCGGTCGGCCACCCGGTTATCCGGCTCGTTCGGGTCCGCATTGGGGGCATTCAATTGGGCGACCTGGCCTCAGGTGAAGTCCGCGAGGTGGCGGCGTTTACTCAACCCTAA